The following coding sequences lie in one Silene latifolia isolate original U9 population chromosome 5, ASM4854445v1, whole genome shotgun sequence genomic window:
- the LOC141657534 gene encoding F-box protein GID2-like, with translation MSNKRSLNHQDHHNFQISINQQIDTKKLKFDLGDKSEKRESHGDGGSRIGRPEREDHSADGEEKFQMFMKKLKFDLGGKSKERENNGNDDDSGESLFARLDENLLYEIFKHADARTLAVFSCVSKIWNRTAQDERLWELICTRRWIDVNHGGGEKQLRSVVLALGGFRRLYSLYLSKTAGSASVAASAPLAAGGRRGSKRWGKDEVNLSLSLLSIQFYEKMNNNNKGK, from the coding sequence ATGTCCAACAAACGATCACTCAATCATCAAGATCATCATAATTTCCAGATCTCAATTAACCAACAGATTGACACTAAAAAGCTCAAATTTGACCTAGGAGATAAGTCAGAGAAGAGAGAAAGTCACGGCGATGGCGGAAGTAGAATCGGCAGACCGGAGAGAGAAGATCACAGCGCCGACGGTGAAGAAAAGTTTCAGATGTTCATGAAGAAGCTCAAATTTGACTTAGGAGGCAAGTCAAAGGAGAGAGAAAATAACGGAAACGACGACGATAGCGGAGAAAGCTTGTTCGCGAGATTAGATGAGAATCTACTGTACGAGATATTCAAGCACGCCGACGCGCGAACACTTGCTGTGTTCTCATGTGTCAGTAAAATATGGAATCGGACGGCTCAGGATGAGCGGTTATGGGAGTTGATATGCACGCGCCGTTGGATTGATGTCAATCACGGCGGCGGCGAGAAGCAGCTTCGATCTGTCGTCCTCGCTCTCGGCGGTTTTCGACGGTTATATTCGCTTTACTTATCAAAGACAGCGGGTTCTGCGAGTGTGGCGGCATCGGCTCCTCTTGCAGCGGGTGGTAGGAGAGGGAGTAAGAGATGGGGGAAGGATGAGGTTAATTTGTCATTGTCGTTGTTGAGTATTCAGTTCTATGAgaagatgaacaataataataaagggAAATGA